The window CCGCGGCGGGCGGCGGAGGTGATCGCCACCATCTCGGCGTGCGTGGTCCGGCCGTACTCGATGACGTCGAACAGGTCCGCGTCGCGGATGTTCTCGTCGTTGATGGCCAGTTCGGTGAGCTCCGCGACGGTGCGCTGGCGCAGTTCGGGGGTGAACCAGCCTGCGCGCAGCCGGGCCAGCAGGTCGGCGAGGATCTGCGCCCGGATGCCGTCGGAGGCGTCCAGGCCGGCCATGAACTCGCGCCCGTCCGGCTGGCTCTCGGTGTGGTAGTAGCCGCCGCCGGCCTTCGGCACCTCGTTCGCGCCGACCGCGACGATCTGCTCGTCCACCATGATCGCGGTGCCGACGCGGCGGGCCAGCACGGCCGTGGTGAGCGAGCCCCGGTAGGCCGCGGCCATGCCCAGCTCGTCCATCGTCAGCGTGTGGAACGGGTGGCTGTGGATGCACTCGACCAGGCGGCGCACGTGCCGGCGGGTCTGCGTCGGGTCGTCGCAGCGGACGAACAGGTCGCAGCGCTCCAGCGCCGCCGACGACGACAGCCGCAGCCCGCGCCCGACCGGTGCCGAGGTCAGGCTGGTCGCCAGGCCGAAGTCGCGGTCCACGGCGTGGGTCGCGGCCCGCTCGGCGTCGGTCGCGGCCAGCCCGGCACTGCGCTCGAACAGCTGCGCGAGCATCCTGGCCCGCTCCGGGCGCGGCGCGTCGCACGCGATGAAGAAGGCGCGCCGGCCGTAGACCTGGCGCAGCGTCTCCACCTCGGCCTTGTGGGTCAGGCTGTCGAGAACGAACGCGCGCGGGCGGGTGTGGTCGATGCCGTCGCCACCCCGGATCTCGTGGATCTCCCGCACCCCGGCGAGCGCGACCGCGTCCGCCCGGCCCAGCCGCGCCCGCAGCTGGTCGCCCGCGTCCATCAGCAGCTCACGCCGCGTCGGCTCGTCCGCCGGCCGTGCCACGGCCTTGGACGGACCCGCGAGCCGGAGCTTGCCGGGGGCGACGCCGGCGGCACCGGCCAGACCGGCGTCGTCACGGCCGGCGCTGTCGCGGTCCGCGCTGTCACGGTCCGCGCTGTCGCGGTCGGCGTCGTCACGGCCGGGCGTCAGCCGCGTGAGCAGGGCGTCCAGATCGATCCGGAAGACCTGGTAGTTCGCGGCCGCGAGCGCGGCGTGCAGCTCCTGGAGCACGGGCGCCGTCTCCGTGCCGACGGTCCGCACGATCCCGAACACCAGCTCCGGCGTACGCAGGTGCTCGGCGAGCCCGATCCGGCACCCACCCTCGTCGTCCGCCATGATCTCCTTGCCGGTTCGGCGTCCCCGTCGGACACCGCGTTCCGTCCACCCTGTCAGCCCACCCTGTCAGCGTCCCCTCGGGTCCCGCAACGCGGTCTCCCCCGGCTCTCCCGGCTGGCCCCGGGCGGCTCCGGGCTGGTCGGCCACGGCGGCCCGGCCCAGCTGGTTCGTCGTCGAGCTAGCCCTGGCCGGTTGCGGGCGATATCCCAGGGCATTCCTGTCCGGGGCCGGTGCCCGATGCGTCCGGCTCCACGAACGTGGCAGGTCGCGAGCCTGGGAGGTCGCGATGGAAGTAGAGCGAGCACCGATCGAGGTGCTGTTCACGTGCCGGCGCTGCCAGCTGGAGTGGCGGCAGGCCTATGAGGTGGTCCGGTGGACCGGATACGAGGGCGACGTCGTCGAGACGTACTTCCGCCGGGGGATACCGGTGCCCTCGCCGAAGCTGGGCCAGCGCTGCCCACGGTGCGCCAGCCTGAACGTGGCCTGGACGGACGCCTCGTTCCTGCCGCCGCGGCGCGCCACCCGGCCCGTCGAACCGGTCGTGAGCTCCCGCTGGTCCACGCCCGAGCCAAAGCGGGCCCCGCTCCGGTTCTTCACCCGCGCCGCCCACCAGCGTGAGCCGCTGACCCGCCGCTTCCCGTAGCCGCGCGCCCTGAACCCCGGAGACCACGGCCAGGCCGGCCTGGCGACCATCGGACGAGCGACGGGTAAACGGTGCCCAAACCAGGGCATAAGACCCGTCGGGCCACCCCCGCCCTGGCCAGACCGACGGAGAGGGGCGGGGGCGGGGCGTCGAGGCCCGCGCGGTGGGACGATAGGACGAAGGGGACGGAGGCGACCAGTGTGACGGACGAATCGACGGAGCCAGGTGAGGCGCCCGGCGACCTGGGCGGCGAGCCGGCGACCGAGCGGCTGGCGTTGTTCCCGCTCGGAACGGTGCTGCTGCCCGGACTGCTGCTGCCGCTGCAGATCTTCGAGCCCCGCTACCGGGAGCTGGTCGGCGAGCTGCTCGACCTGCCGGAACAGGCACCGCGCGCGTTCGGCGTCGTCGCGATCCGGCACGGCCGCGAGGTCGGCCCGCAGCATCCCGAGCTCTACGACGTCGGCTGCTCGGCGGTGCTGCGCCGGGCCGAGCGGCTCCCGGACGGCCGGTACTCGCTGATGACCGTGGGCGAGCGCCGGTTCACGATCCACTCGGTCGACACCGAGAGCCGGCCCTACCTGATCGGCGAGGTGGCCTACCTGGCCGACGCCGCCGGCGACACCGCGGGCGCGCTCGTGCCGTCGGTGCAGGCCCTGCTGCGCGAGTACACCACCAGGCTGGCCGAGAAGAAGGCGCTGGAGATCCGCCTGCCCGACCTGCCCGACGACCCGGTGGCGCTGTCCTACCTGGTCGCCGCCGCGGTCGTGCCGGACATCGCGCACCGCCAGGAGCTGCTCGAGGCCCCGGACGCGCACAGCCGGCTGCGCGCCGAGCAGGCCATGCTGCGCCGCGAGCTGGCGCTGCTGACCACGATCACCACGGTCAGCTCCCCCGGTCTCGCCCGGATCCCGCCCAGCCTGAACTAGCCAGCCCGAAATCCAGCCAGCCTGACACCTAGGGCGAGAGCGGGGCCGGGGTCTCGCGGATGCGCAGGCCGTTGAGGAACAGGTCGACGGCGTGTTGGATGTGCGCCTCCTCGACCTCGGGCCGGCGATGGATTCCGTAGGCGGCAAGCCAGGCCGGCATGGCGCCGACCATGGCGAAGAACTGCTCGGCGGCGATCTCGACGTCGCGGACGACGATCGTGCCTGCGTGCTCGTGCCTGCGCAGCAGATCCATGATCACTCGTATCCTCGGCGTCCAGGTGATGGCCTGGGAGCTCGCGGCGAAGTCGGGGAACCGGGCGGACTCGGCGATCGCCATCCGGCTGAGCCGAACCAGATCCGGGTCGACGGACCGCGCCAGGATGGCGCGCGCGATCGTCTCCAGGCTGGCGGCGAGGTCGTCCGGCAGCGGTTCCAGGGCTCCTTCGTCCCGTTCCAGCCGCGTCAGCGCCCACGAGCTCACGGCGATGAAGAGCGCGCGCTTGTCGGAGTAGCGGGCGTAGAGCGTGCCCTTGGTGACGCCGGCGGCCTGCGCGACCGCCTCCATGCTGGTGCCGTCGTACCCGTTCTCCAGGAACGCGTCGACGGCCGCGCGCCGGATCCGGTCGGTCAGTCGGGCCGCCTGCGTCGACGTCGGCCGCCCTGAGCGGGATCGCTCCCTCCCCACCTCAGACACCACCCGACAACCCTACGGTCCCGCCCGTTTCGGGCGACGGTGCGCGACGGCCACGGGGCACGGGCCGCGTGTGACGAGCACGGGCCGGGTGCGACGGGCAGGGGCCGCGGGCGCCGGGCGGGAGCCAGCGGCGCCGGCGTCCGCGTCCGGCCGGTTGACCTAAATCGTACGGGACCGTATGGTTAATCAACCGGACGGCACCGTACGATTTTCGGCCGCTGGCCCGCTGCCACGACCGACTCGGGAGGCAGATCGATGGCGCACTTCCCCAAACCCGCCGAGGGCAGCTGGACCGAGCACTTCCCGAGCCTCGGCACCGGCTTCGTCTCGTTCGAGGACTCGATCTCGCCCGAGTACTACGAGGTCGAGCGCAAGGCGATCTTCCAGCACACCTGGCTGAACGTCGGCCGCGTCGAGCAGATCCCGAAGACCGGCAGCTACTTCACCAAGGAGATCCACGCCGCCCGCACGTCGGTGATCGTCGTCCGGGACGCCGATGGCGGGGTCCGCGCGTTCCACAACATCTGCCGCCATCGCGGTAACAAGCTGGTCTGGCAGGAGAACCCGGGCGAGGAAGTCAGCGGCACGGCCCGCCAGTTCATCTGCAAGTACCACGCCTGGCGTTACGGCCTCGACGGCGCGTGCACGTTCGTGCAGCAGGAGTCGGAGTTCTTCGACCTCGACAAGGCGACGCTCGGGCTCGTCCCAGTGCGCTGCGAGGTGTGGGAGGGCTTCGTCTTCATCAATCTCGACGACAACGACTCCACGTCGGCGCGCGAGTACCTCGGCCGTTTCGCGAAGGGTCTCGAGGGCTACCCGTTCGGCGAGATGACGCAGACCTGGAAGTACCGCGCCGAGGTCGGCGCGAACTGGAAGCTCTACATCGACGCGTTCGCCGAGTTCTACCACGCGCCCGTGCTGCACGGTAAGCAGTACGTGAGCTCCGAGAGCCGCAAGATCCAGGCATACGGCTACGAGGGGCTGCACTACGACATCGACGGGCTGCACGGGATGCAGTCCACCTGGGGCGGGATGTCACCGCCGAAGGACCTCAGCATGGTCAAGCCGATCGACCGCGCGCTGCGCAGCGGCAACTTCGGCCCCTGGGACCGGCCCGACCTCCCCGGGCTCGACCAGCTGCCGTCCGGCCTCAACCCAAGCCGTCACCACAAGTGGGGCAACGACTCCTACGTCTTCTTCCCGAACTTCATGATCCTGGTGTGGGCGCCGGGCTGGTACCTCACCTACCACTACTGGCCGACGGCCTACAACAAGCACATCTTCGAGGGCACCCTCTACTTCGTCCCGCCGAAGAACGCCACCGAGCGGATGCGTCAGGAACTGGCGGCGGTCACCTTCAAGGAGTTCGCTCTCCAGGACTCCAACACCCTGGAGGCCACCCAGACGATGCTCGAGTCCCGCGTCGTCACCCAGTTCCCGATCAACGACCAGGAAATCATGATCCGCCATCTCCACAAGACCGCGGCCGACTATGTCGCCAGCCACCAGGCGCAGCACTGAGCAAACGGCCGGGCAGCACACACGACCAGAAAGCGCCGACGGCCCCGGCCGGCCAGGAACCTGACCGGCCGGGGCCGTCGGCGCTATTTTCATGATCTGGTGGAATCTTGGGAGAAAAGACTCCGGGGATTCCGCCAGATCATGAAATGGCCCAGATCGCGAGCTCAGATCACGATGGGCAGCTTCTGGTAGCCGCGGACGGTGCTGGTGTGGAGGCGGACGGCGTTCTCGTGGTCGACCTCCCAGGTCGGGAAACGCTTCAGGGTCTCCTCGATCGCCAGCCGGCTCTCCAGGCGGGCGAGCCCGGCGCCGAGACAGAAGTGGATGCCGTGGCCGAGGGAGACGTGGCTGTCGAAGCTCCGGTGGATGTCGTAGACGTCGGGGTCGTCGTACTTGCGGTCGTCGCGGCCGGCGGAGCCGGTGAGCAGCAGGATCTTGGACTTGGCCGGGATCGTGGTGCCGTGCAGCTCGACGTCGCGGGTGGTGACCCGCCCCTGCACGGGGGACGGCGCCTCGTAGCGCAGCGTCTCCTCGACGGCGTTCCTGGTCAGGGACGGGTCGGCGGCCAGCTCGGCGCGCTGGTCGGGGTGGGCGGCGAGGATGTCGGCGGCCCAGCCGAGGAGGCGGGCCACGGTCTCGGTGCCGGCGGCGGTGAGCAGGGTGGTGAAGTCGGTGGCCTCCCGCGTCGAGAGCCGCCGGGTACCGCCGTCGGCGGCGCGGACCTCGGCCTGGACGAGGGCGGTCATCAGGTCGTCCCGAGGCGTGACGCGGCGGGCCTCGATCTGCTCGGCGAAGTACAGGTGCAGCTTCGTGGCGGCGGCCACGGCGATCTCGTTGGCCATCCCGGCGGTCTCGTCGTGGTGGAAGGTCCCGTCGATCATGTGGCGGACCTCCTCCCGGTCCGCCGGGTCGACCCCGATGAGCTGGGAGATGACCATGGAGGGCAGCAGCGCTGCGAAGTCCTGGACGTAGTCGAACCCGCCGCCGCCGACATGCGGGTCGAGCAGCTGGGCGCAGGTCTCGCGGATGGCGCCCTCCAGGCCGCCGACCCGGCGCGGGGTGAAGGCCCGGGAGACCAGGACCCGCAGCGTCGTGTGGGCAGGGGGATCCATGAAGATCATCTGCCCGGTGTCCCACGGCTCCGGGGTCATGATCTCGAGCACCGTGCCGTAGCGGGAGCTGAAGGTGGCCGGGTCCAGGTGGGCCTCGTCGACGTCCTCGAACCGCGATAACGCGTAGAAGTCGAACTTCTCGTTCCGGTATACCGGCCGCTCGTCCCGCATCCGCCGCCACACCGGGTGTGGGTCGAGATCCATCGCCTTGTCGTACGGATCCCAGTACAGATCCTCGGTCACGCTGGCCCTCTTTCGCTGATGCGATCGCCGATCGCCTTCTGGTTCGTGGAGTATGCGATCGTCGATCGCAGACTGTCAAGATGGTGCTTGAATGGTGGAATGGAGCGGCGATCACTCGTGGAGTCCGGCGATACCCGGCTCGACGCGCCTGAGCGCGCGGCCGGGGCGCGCGAGCATGGCACCGGTCCCGCCGAGCCAGCACCGCCGGCTCCCCCTGGGTACGAAGGCACACCGCCCGAGGCGGGTTCCGCCCGCTGGTGGGCACAGCGGGCGGCGTCCGCCGGCAGGCGGCGCCCGCGCCCGGGAGGACTGTCCTCGCAGCGGATCGTCGAGGCCGCGCTGGACGTCCTGCGCGACGGCGGGATCGACGGGTTGACCCTGCGCTGCGTCGCCGAGCGGCTCGACACCACCATCGCCTCGCTCTACCGGCACATCGCCAGCCGGGACGAGCTGATCGCGCTGATCGCCGACCACGTCATGGGCGAGATCCGGCTCGACCGCACCGGCCGTGGCTGGCGCGCCGACATCGAGGCGTTGATGCGCGACTTTCGCCGGATCAGCCTCGACCAGCCACTGCCGCCGTCCGCGCGCAGCAGGACCGGCTACGGGCCGAACATGCTGCGGGTCGTCGACGCGGCGCTTGGCCTGTTCCTGGAGGCCGGCCTGACCGCGGACCAGGCGGGCTACGCCACCATCACGATGCTGGAGCTCATGGCCAGCGACGCGATCCTGCGGGTCCACCGCCCCCAGAGCTCGGGCGGCCCGACGGGATCCGACGGGTTCGGCGAACTTCTCGACGGGCTACCGGCCGACCAGCTCACCGCCCTGCGCGCCGCCGGCGGCAGCTACATCAGCGCCAACGCGGACGACGTCTTCGACCACAGCATGGCCATCTTCCTCGACGGCGTGGCCAGCCGGGTGCCCAGGAGCGGGTGACGGCGCCGGGCTGGTCGCCCGGTCAGGCGCCGGGCTCCTCCACCGGTCAGGGGGTTTCGAGGATCTGGCGGGTGAGGGTGGCGCGGTCGAGCTTGTGGACGGCGGTGAGCGGCAGGTCGGCGGCCACGCGCAGGTCCTCGGGGAGCTTGTAGTGCGCGAGGAGGCCGGAAAGGTGGTCGCGCACCTCGGCGAGCGTCGGCGGGCGGGCGCCGTCGCGGGGGACGACGACGGCGACGCCGATCTCGCCCATCACCGGGTCGGGGCGGGGCACGACGGCGCACTGGGCGACGGCGGGGTGGGTGCCGAGCGCGGCCTCGACCTCCGCCGGATAGACGTTGTAACCGCCGCGGATGAACATCTCCTTGCGCCGCCCGACCAGCCGGACCAGGCCCCGCTCGTCGACGCGGCCCAGGTCCCCGGTGCGGATCCAGCCGTCGACGACCGTCGCCGCCGTCGCCGCCGGGTCGCGCCAGTAGCCGGCGAACGCGCTCGGGGTGCGCAGCCACAGCTCGCCGACCTCGCCCCCGCCGGCCGGGCGGCCGTCGTCTGCGCGGATCTCGCGGGCGATGCCGGGGCGCGGCCGGCCGATCGTGAACAGCGCCTCCTCGTCGTCGGCGTCCGGCGCGGTGCCCAGCCCGCAGCCACCCGACTCGGTCGAGGAGTAGCGCACGCTGTAGGGGGCGTTCAGCCGGCGGCGGGCCTCCTCGATGAGCGCCGGCGGTGACGCCGCCGCGCCTGCGATGATCACCTTGACGGCGCTCAGGTCGAAGCTGTCGAAGTCGGGAACGCGTAACAGCAGCGCGAGCTGCGGGGCGACGGCGTTGACGGTCGTCATCCGGTGCTCGGCGAGCAGCGCGAGGGTGTCCCGGGCCCGCCAGCGGCCCTGGATGTACATGCGCAGGCCGCGCCGCAGGTACCAGGGCAGCTTGGTCATGAAACCGACGTGGGCGAACTGGGTGGTCGCCATCGTCGGCTCACCGGGGCGGTCCGCCCACAGGCCGCCGGTGTCGATCTGGGTGACGGCGCGCAGCTGCCGCTCGGTGAAGACCGCCGCCTTGGGCGTGCCGGTGGTGCCGGAGGTGAACACGATCGCGACCGGGCGGGCCTCGTCGCCTGGCAGCGGGCCGGGCGCGGTCGCCGAGCCGGTCTCGAGCGCCGCCGTGCCGTACGCCGCCAGCTCGTCGACCTCGTGGCCGTTGGTGAGCACGACGACCGGGTCGGCGAGCTCGGTGAGCCGTTCCTGCTCGGGCGGGGCGAGCACCGGGTTCACCCCGGCGGTGATGGCGCCCAGTTTCGCGGCGGCGGCGTAGGCGAGCACGTAGCGGCTGGTCGAGGCGATCCGCAGGACCAGCCGGTCGCCGGTGCCCAGCCCGCGAGCCGCGAGCCCGGCCGCGACCGCGTCCGAACCGGTGTCCAGCGCCGCGAACGAAAGCCGGGTGCCGTCGGGATCGACGAACGCCGCCGCGTCCCCGAACCGCCGAGCCGCCTCCCGCACCGTGTCCGCCAGCATGAACCAGAACGTATCCAATCTGCATGTCACGGGCCCGCGGTCGGGAAACGAGCTGATCCAACGTTCCCCGGCGAACGGGAGACAACGGCGGGCTGGCGACGAGCGCGGCGCGGCGATCATTCGGCCGGACACGGGGTACGGCAGGCTGGTGCGTGGGCAGCCTGCTCGTGGTGGGCCATATGCGGTTTGATGAGGGTACGGGCCGCCAGAGGCACGCCGCGTCGGCGCTCCTGCACCGGCCGGATCACCACTGCGGGATCACCACTGAAGGACTGAAGGAGGGTCATCATGCGGGTCGTTGTCGATTTCGACGTCTGCGAGAGCAACGCGATCTGTGTCGGGCTGGTGCCGTCGGTTTTCGAGCTGGACGACAACGAGTACCTGTCGGTCGACGAGGAGCCTGACGAGTCGCTGCGTCCGGACCTGGAGAAGGCCGTGCGCTCCTGCCCCAAGCAGGCCATCAAGCTGGTCGACTGAGGCGGTTTTCGGTGGCGGGCGCTTCGCGCCCGCCACAGGATCGCCCCGCGAGCGTTGGTAGGAGACGGTCATGACCGACCATGTGCAGACCGAGGCAGCCGGCGGGGTGCTGACCGTCCGGATCAACCGGCCGGACAAGCGCAACGCGATCACGCAGGACATGTACCAGGCGCTCGGCGACGCGCTGGTCGGCGCGGAGGCCGACGAGTCCGTCCGGGTCGTGCTCTTCACCGGCAGCGGCGGCGCGTTCACCGCCGGGAACGAGCTCGCCGACATCGCCGAACGCGACGTCCTCGAGCCGGGCGGCCCGACCGACCGCTTCATCCGGGCACTCATCGACACGACCAAGGTGCTGGTCGCCGAGGTCGACGGCGCGGCGATCGGCATCGGCACGACGATGCTGCTGCACTGCGACCTGGTGTACGCGACGGCCCGGTCGAAGTTCGGGATGCCGTTCGTCAACCTCGGGGTGGTGCCGGAGGCGGCGTCGTCGGTGCTGCTGCCCCGGCTCACCGGGCAGCAGCGGGCGTCGAAGCTGCTGTTGTTCGGGGACGTCTTCAGCGCGCAGGAGGCGTTGGAGGCCGGGATCGTCACCGAGGTGCTGGCGGACGCCGACGCGCTGCGGGCACGGGTCGCCGACCGGGTGGCGGCGCTGCTCGCCCGCCCCGCGGGGGCCCTCGCGGCGGTCCGCCGGCTGCTGCACGGCGACACGACGATCGCCGAGCTGCACGCCGCGGCGACGCTGGAGGGCGAGGTCTTCACCCGCACCTCCAGGTCCCCCGAGGCCCAGGCCGCCATCGCCAGACTCACCAGGCGCTAGGGTCCTGCCCGTAGATCGTCGGAGTCGCCGTAGCCACGGCCGTGGCCGTGGCCGTGGCCGTGGCCGTCAGCGGCCGTCGGTGGTCATGGATCATGGAGCCATGGCCCGCCGGCGACGACGGTGGCGACGATGACGGGGAGGTCCGCATGGTCGAGCGTCGGGTGGGGCGGCCGCCCCGGATCGACCGGGCCATGATCGCCAGAGCCGCCGGTGAGATCGGCATCGACCAGGTCAGCCTGCGCTCGGTGGCCGACCGGCTCGGGGTGAGTGTCCCCGGGCTCTATCACTATGTGCGGGGCCGCGACGACCTGCTCCAGCTGGCCGCCGAGCAGTCCGCGGCGACGATCGCGCTGCCGGCCGACCGCGGCCAGCACTGGGCGTTATGGCTGCTGGAGTCGGCCGACATCCTGCGGCGCAGGTTCGTCGAGTCGCCCGCGTTGCTGGCCCAGTTCATGAGCGGCGCCTTCGGGCTGGACCAGATGGTCGACGTGCTGGAGGCCGTGATCGCGGCGCTGGTCGGCAAGGGGTTCGGCGCGCGCGAGGCGTTCGAGGCCTACGTGCTGGTGACGCAGGGCGCGATGGGCGCGGCGGTCGGCGAGATCCGCCGCCGGCAGATCGACGAGACCAACCACCCGATCGCACTGGAGTACCAGCGG of the Pseudofrankia saprophytica genome contains:
- a CDS encoding enoyl-CoA hydratase-related protein, whose protein sequence is MTDHVQTEAAGGVLTVRINRPDKRNAITQDMYQALGDALVGAEADESVRVVLFTGSGGAFTAGNELADIAERDVLEPGGPTDRFIRALIDTTKVLVAEVDGAAIGIGTTMLLHCDLVYATARSKFGMPFVNLGVVPEAASSVLLPRLTGQQRASKLLLFGDVFSAQEALEAGIVTEVLADADALRARVADRVAALLARPAGALAAVRRLLHGDTTIAELHAAATLEGEVFTRTSRSPEAQAAIARLTRR
- a CDS encoding class I adenylate-forming enzyme family protein — protein: MLADTVREAARRFGDAAAFVDPDGTRLSFAALDTGSDAVAAGLAARGLGTGDRLVLRIASTSRYVLAYAAAAKLGAITAGVNPVLAPPEQERLTELADPVVVLTNGHEVDELAAYGTAALETGSATAPGPLPGDEARPVAIVFTSGTTGTPKAAVFTERQLRAVTQIDTGGLWADRPGEPTMATTQFAHVGFMTKLPWYLRRGLRMYIQGRWRARDTLALLAEHRMTTVNAVAPQLALLLRVPDFDSFDLSAVKVIIAGAAASPPALIEEARRRLNAPYSVRYSSTESGGCGLGTAPDADDEEALFTIGRPRPGIAREIRADDGRPAGGGEVGELWLRTPSAFAGYWRDPAATAATVVDGWIRTGDLGRVDERGLVRLVGRRKEMFIRGGYNVYPAEVEAALGTHPAVAQCAVVPRPDPVMGEIGVAVVVPRDGARPPTLAEVRDHLSGLLAHYKLPEDLRVAADLPLTAVHKLDRATLTRQILETP
- a CDS encoding TetR/AcrR family transcriptional regulator, giving the protein MVSEVGRERSRSGRPTSTQAARLTDRIRRAAVDAFLENGYDGTSMEAVAQAAGVTKGTLYARYSDKRALFIAVSSWALTRLERDEGALEPLPDDLAASLETIARAILARSVDPDLVRLSRMAIAESARFPDFAASSQAITWTPRIRVIMDLLRRHEHAGTIVVRDVEIAAEQFFAMVGAMPAWLAAYGIHRRPEVEEAHIQHAVDLFLNGLRIRETPAPLSP
- a CDS encoding TetR/AcrR family transcriptional regulator, which translates into the protein MVERRVGRPPRIDRAMIARAAGEIGIDQVSLRSVADRLGVSVPGLYHYVRGRDDLLQLAAEQSAATIALPADRGQHWALWLLESADILRRRFVESPALLAQFMSGAFGLDQMVDVLEAVIAALVGKGFGAREAFEAYVLVTQGAMGAAVGEIRRRQIDETNHPIALEYQRVFAQRDPSDLAHLRAMLADGPPPESRPDDQLTTVLAGIAARRGDDWRDVVAQLHQRSRG
- a CDS encoding cytochrome P450; the encoded protein is MTEDLYWDPYDKAMDLDPHPVWRRMRDERPVYRNEKFDFYALSRFEDVDEAHLDPATFSSRYGTVLEIMTPEPWDTGQMIFMDPPAHTTLRVLVSRAFTPRRVGGLEGAIRETCAQLLDPHVGGGGFDYVQDFAALLPSMVISQLIGVDPADREEVRHMIDGTFHHDETAGMANEIAVAAATKLHLYFAEQIEARRVTPRDDLMTALVQAEVRAADGGTRRLSTREATDFTTLLTAAGTETVARLLGWAADILAAHPDQRAELAADPSLTRNAVEETLRYEAPSPVQGRVTTRDVELHGTTIPAKSKILLLTGSAGRDDRKYDDPDVYDIHRSFDSHVSLGHGIHFCLGAGLARLESRLAIEETLKRFPTWEVDHENAVRLHTSTVRGYQKLPIVI
- a CDS encoding LON peptidase substrate-binding domain-containing protein, giving the protein MTDESTEPGEAPGDLGGEPATERLALFPLGTVLLPGLLLPLQIFEPRYRELVGELLDLPEQAPRAFGVVAIRHGREVGPQHPELYDVGCSAVLRRAERLPDGRYSLMTVGERRFTIHSVDTESRPYLIGEVAYLADAAGDTAGALVPSVQALLREYTTRLAEKKALEIRLPDLPDDPVALSYLVAAAVVPDIAHRQELLEAPDAHSRLRAEQAMLRRELALLTTITTVSSPGLARIPPSLN
- a CDS encoding deaminase; this translates as MADDEGGCRIGLAEHLRTPELVFGIVRTVGTETAPVLQELHAALAAANYQVFRIDLDALLTRLTPGRDDADRDSADRDSADRDSAGRDDAGLAGAAGVAPGKLRLAGPSKAVARPADEPTRRELLMDAGDQLRARLGRADAVALAGVREIHEIRGGDGIDHTRPRAFVLDSLTHKAEVETLRQVYGRRAFFIACDAPRPERARMLAQLFERSAGLAATDAERAATHAVDRDFGLATSLTSAPVGRGLRLSSSAALERCDLFVRCDDPTQTRRHVRRLVECIHSHPFHTLTMDELGMAAAYRGSLTTAVLARRVGTAIMVDEQIVAVGANEVPKAGGGYYHTESQPDGREFMAGLDASDGIRAQILADLLARLRAGWFTPELRQRTVAELTELAINDENIRDADLFDVIEYGRTTHAEMVAITSAARRGIAIEGGTLYSTTLPCHECTRNIIASGLARVVYLEPYHKSKGGELHRDAIDLFPEPTARTDRVSFEPFSGFSHHRLSDLFSWVPRKADDVRRARGERIRLDGRAVIWRAHEAALRPSISDPAFAETDGLTRLVTEMRVLAALPGPRPRSACAPLADLESLLDTIASTLDNGGTRERPAAGQR
- a CDS encoding aromatic ring-hydroxylating oxygenase subunit alpha, which encodes MAHFPKPAEGSWTEHFPSLGTGFVSFEDSISPEYYEVERKAIFQHTWLNVGRVEQIPKTGSYFTKEIHAARTSVIVVRDADGGVRAFHNICRHRGNKLVWQENPGEEVSGTARQFICKYHAWRYGLDGACTFVQQESEFFDLDKATLGLVPVRCEVWEGFVFINLDDNDSTSAREYLGRFAKGLEGYPFGEMTQTWKYRAEVGANWKLYIDAFAEFYHAPVLHGKQYVSSESRKIQAYGYEGLHYDIDGLHGMQSTWGGMSPPKDLSMVKPIDRALRSGNFGPWDRPDLPGLDQLPSGLNPSRHHKWGNDSYVFFPNFMILVWAPGWYLTYHYWPTAYNKHIFEGTLYFVPPKNATERMRQELAAVTFKEFALQDSNTLEATQTMLESRVVTQFPINDQEIMIRHLHKTAADYVASHQAQH
- a CDS encoding ferredoxin, which produces MRVVVDFDVCESNAICVGLVPSVFELDDNEYLSVDEEPDESLRPDLEKAVRSCPKQAIKLVD
- a CDS encoding TetR/AcrR family transcriptional regulator, with translation MERRSLVESGDTRLDAPERAAGAREHGTGPAEPAPPAPPGYEGTPPEAGSARWWAQRAASAGRRRPRPGGLSSQRIVEAALDVLRDGGIDGLTLRCVAERLDTTIASLYRHIASRDELIALIADHVMGEIRLDRTGRGWRADIEALMRDFRRISLDQPLPPSARSRTGYGPNMLRVVDAALGLFLEAGLTADQAGYATITMLELMASDAILRVHRPQSSGGPTGSDGFGELLDGLPADQLTALRAAGGSYISANADDVFDHSMAIFLDGVASRVPRSG